The following proteins are co-located in the Candidatus Nitrotoga sp. AM1P genome:
- a CDS encoding DUF2325 domain-containing protein has product MNAILIGADRLGNIPELLSDWNINITRHITGRHVSHQRKQHGLPRNTELLILFTDFLGHNVMRHFRNVAQVQGIPFIACRRSTSYLAQSLECCFSKKIEESKCPNCPLHS; this is encoded by the coding sequence ATGAATGCAATTTTAATAGGTGCGGATCGCTTGGGAAATATTCCTGAATTACTTTCTGATTGGAACATAAACATTACCCGTCATATCACTGGACGGCATGTATCACATCAGCGCAAACAACATGGATTGCCAAGGAATACAGAGCTTTTAATATTATTCACGGATTTTTTGGGCCATAACGTGATGCGCCATTTTCGTAACGTGGCGCAAGTCCAAGGCATACCCTTTATAGCTTGCCGTCGATCCACAAGCTATCTGGCGCAGTCGCTGGAATGCTGCTTTAGCAAAAAAATTGAAGAATCAAAATGTCCGAACTGCCCATTACATTCTTGA
- a CDS encoding TOBE domain-containing protein: MEPKESSIELHGSVWMTVGGENFGGPGRIGLLSKIAECGSISQAAKSIKMSYKAAWDAIDNMNNLSGEPLVERVTGGKGGGGTRLTRRGEQLVESFRIIEREHREFVDRLSRQAEGVASDFLLIKRMNMKTSARNQFLGKVTAIKRGVANDEIELKIVGGEKIVAIITHESTEALGLCLDSEIFALIKSSSVIVVIDDKNTNFSARNRLYGTISRVNSGAVNTEVIIDLAGGGSFAAIITNESAISLRLVVGAQAMGIFKASSVILGITA; this comes from the coding sequence ATGGAGCCAAAAGAAAGTTCGATTGAATTACATGGTTCAGTATGGATGACGGTGGGAGGTGAAAATTTTGGTGGCCCAGGCCGCATTGGCTTGCTCTCTAAAATCGCCGAATGCGGCTCCATTTCCCAAGCAGCCAAGTCCATCAAGATGAGTTACAAGGCCGCTTGGGATGCCATAGACAACATGAACAATTTGTCAGGCGAACCATTGGTGGAACGGGTAACGGGGGGCAAGGGCGGCGGCGGTACCCGATTGACTCGGCGCGGCGAACAATTAGTAGAAAGCTTTAGAATCATTGAACGGGAACATCGTGAATTTGTTGATCGACTCAGTCGGCAGGCTGAGGGAGTTGCGAGCGATTTTTTATTGATTAAACGAATGAACATGAAAACCAGTGCCCGCAACCAGTTTCTAGGCAAGGTCACAGCAATCAAACGCGGAGTTGCCAACGACGAAATCGAACTGAAAATAGTCGGAGGAGAAAAAATTGTCGCTATCATTACTCATGAAAGCACAGAGGCACTTGGGCTGTGTCTCGATTCAGAAATATTCGCACTCATCAAATCATCATCGGTAATTGTCGTAATAGATGATAAAAACACTAATTTTTCCGCCCGCAATCGTTTATACGGCACCATTTCTCGCGTGAACTCTGGGGCAGTCAATACAGAAGTAATCATTGATTTGGCTGGCGGAGGCTCATTTGCTGCCATCATCACAAACGAAAGCGCTATTTCGCTCAGACTCGTTGTTGGGGCGCAAGCCATGGGAATTTTCAAAGCATCCAGTGTGATTTTGGGTATCACCGCATAA
- a CDS encoding amino acid kinase family protein: protein MTNITAGLEELLMQRSLTDAQLQKAASAAANFRILPDATVIKIGGQSVIDRGRAAVYPLVDEIVAARKAHKLLIGTGAGTRARHLYSIAAGLGLPAGVLAQFGASVADQNAAMLGQLLAKHGICTVSGAGLSAVPLFLAEVHAVIFSGMPPYSLWMRPPAEGVIPPYRTDAGCFLLAEQFGCKAMIFVKDEDGLYTANPKTSKKPTFIPKISVDEMKAKGLHDSIIEFPVLDLLQAATHVRQVQVVNGLVPGNLTRALAGEHVGTIITAN from the coding sequence ATGACCAACATTACAGCGGGGCTCGAAGAGCTCCTGATGCAGCGCTCGCTGACCGATGCACAGCTTCAAAAGGCAGCGTCGGCAGCAGCAAATTTCCGGATATTGCCGGATGCGACGGTGATCAAGATCGGTGGGCAGAGCGTCATCGACCGCGGCCGCGCAGCCGTCTACCCGCTCGTGGACGAGATTGTCGCGGCCCGCAAGGCTCACAAGCTGCTGATCGGTACCGGCGCCGGTACCCGGGCCCGGCACCTTTACTCGATCGCGGCGGGGCTTGGCCTGCCGGCGGGCGTGCTCGCGCAGTTTGGCGCCTCGGTGGCCGATCAGAACGCCGCCATGTTAGGACAACTCCTCGCAAAGCACGGTATCTGCACGGTCAGTGGTGCCGGATTATCGGCAGTGCCGCTCTTCCTGGCCGAGGTGCACGCCGTCATTTTTAGCGGCATGCCGCCCTACAGTCTCTGGATGCGCCCGCCCGCCGAGGGCGTCATCCCGCCCTATCGTACCGACGCCGGTTGTTTCCTGCTCGCCGAGCAGTTCGGCTGCAAGGCAATGATCTTCGTGAAAGACGAGGATGGCCTCTATACCGCCAATCCGAAAACCTCGAAAAAGCCCACCTTCATCCCGAAGATTTCGGTTGACGAGATGAAAGCGAAGGGACTACATGACTCAATCATCGAGTTCCCGGTGCTCGACCTCCTCCAGGCGGCAACCCACGTCCGCCAGGTGCAGGTTGTAAACGGCCTCGTCCCCGGCAACCTGACCCGCGCACTTGCCGGCGAGCACGTCGGCACCATCATCACCGCAAATTGA
- a CDS encoding amino acid kinase family protein — translation MTNTTNTIKHVASPLARQTLQDSDLTRPVAGIRPIRILPWLQVVKIGGRSIMDRGAEAILPIVDELRKLLPEHRLLILTGAGIRARHLYGVGLDLGLPVGSLAPLAASEAGQNGHILASLLAPEGVSYVEHPTIASQLAIHLAAARAVVGSAFPPYHHHEFPNSRIPTHRADTGAFLLADALGAAGLTIVEDVDGIYTADPNGSDSKQAQFLRETSIADLTKLKGTLPFDRALLEVMATARHIERVQVVNGLVPGRLTAALRGEHVGTIIHTGARPV, via the coding sequence ATGACTAATACCACCAATACCATCAAGCATGTCGCCTCGCCGCTCGCACGCCAGACCCTCCAGGATAGCGATCTGACCCGTCCCGTCGCGGGCATACGCCCGATCCGGATCCTTCCCTGGCTGCAGGTCGTCAAGATCGGCGGGCGCTCCATCATGGACCGCGGTGCCGAAGCGATCCTGCCGATCGTGGACGAGTTGCGCAAGCTCCTGCCTGAGCACCGCCTGCTCATCCTGACCGGCGCCGGCATTCGCGCCCGCCACCTCTACGGCGTCGGCCTCGACCTCGGCCTGCCGGTCGGCTCTCTTGCTCCGCTCGCCGCCAGCGAGGCCGGTCAAAACGGTCACATCCTCGCCTCGCTGCTCGCACCGGAGGGCGTCTCTTACGTCGAGCACCCGACCATTGCCAGCCAGCTCGCGATTCACCTTGCTGCGGCCCGTGCGGTCGTGGGCAGCGCGTTTCCGCCGTACCACCATCACGAGTTCCCGAACTCGCGCATCCCGACCCACCGGGCCGACACGGGTGCCTTCCTGCTCGCCGACGCGCTCGGAGCGGCCGGCCTGACGATTGTCGAGGATGTGGATGGGATATACACCGCCGATCCCAATGGTTCCGACAGCAAGCAGGCGCAGTTTCTCCGCGAAACGAGCATTGCGGACCTCACAAAACTCAAGGGGACGTTACCGTTCGACCGTGCCCTCCTCGAGGTCATGGCGACTGCGCGCCATATCGAGCGCGTGCAGGTCGTGAACGGACTCGTCCCGGGCCGGCTCACCGCCGCGCTGCGCGGCGAGCACGTCGGAACGATCATCCACACCGGCGCACGTCCGGTTTAA
- a CDS encoding TOBE domain-containing protein: MRSTEHDPQAAQVINNLMNMKTSAHNQFQGKVTNIKKGSVNDEIELEVAGGKKIVAIVTHQSVDGLGLQVGTKAFALINSSSVIIATDDKGAKFSARNHLKGTISQVKSGAVNSEVIIGFEGGASVAAIITNESCKLLGLATGMPATAIFKASSVIIGTQA; this comes from the coding sequence ATGCGAAGTACCGAGCATGACCCTCAAGCGGCGCAAGTAATTAACAACTTAATGAATATGAAAACCAGTGCCCATAACCAATTTCAAGGCAAGGTAACGAATATCAAGAAAGGTTCTGTCAACGACGAGATTGAGCTGGAAGTGGCTGGCGGGAAGAAAATCGTCGCTATAGTCACTCATCAGAGTGTAGATGGGCTTGGATTACAAGTTGGGACAAAGGCATTCGCACTCATCAACTCTTCATCAGTCATTATTGCGACTGACGATAAGGGAGCAAAGTTTTCTGCCCGTAATCATCTGAAGGGCACAATTTCACAAGTGAAATCGGGTGCAGTTAATTCTGAAGTAATAATCGGATTTGAAGGTGGCGCTTCTGTTGCGGCTATTATCACTAACGAAAGTTGCAAGTTACTCGGGCTCGCTACTGGTATGCCCGCTACCGCAATTTTCAAAGCATCCAGCGTGATCATAGGGACTCAAGCGTAA
- a CDS encoding winged helix-turn-helix domain-containing protein, with amino-acid sequence MPYQNKIGNFRASLSLCLNSGGWISPRRLELLAAIGRTNSISNGAKAVGMTYRGAWVAVEEMNSLAGVPLVKSWQGGHRGGGAELTEVGQQLVVELSRLSALQTQLFQSVAVFNEFD; translated from the coding sequence ATGCCATACCAAAATAAAATTGGAAATTTTAGGGCATCACTGTCACTTTGCTTAAACAGTGGCGGATGGATTTCCCCGCGAAGACTCGAATTACTCGCCGCTATTGGTCGAACAAATTCAATTAGCAATGGCGCAAAAGCGGTCGGCATGACTTACAGAGGGGCTTGGGTAGCAGTTGAAGAAATGAACAGCCTGGCTGGAGTACCTCTAGTCAAGTCATGGCAAGGGGGACACAGGGGTGGCGGGGCAGAACTAACTGAGGTAGGGCAACAACTAGTAGTTGAATTGAGTCGTCTTAGTGCATTACAAACACAGTTATTTCAGTCAGTTGCAGTATTTAATGAATTCGATTAA